In the genome of Notamacropus eugenii isolate mMacEug1 chromosome 5, mMacEug1.pri_v2, whole genome shotgun sequence, one region contains:
- the LOC140507786 gene encoding uncharacterized protein, with protein sequence MCSQVYPPDTASLCSQVYPPDTAKVPERQPRIQVSSGARGRPGGLPRPSPEPRPHPTGAPPEDKRVQERGRPARPGPARAAGREGSGVGGEREAEGRRGIADHFVVLFVNQSPSARPAVRPTPGIGLGRCHSPSGPRPLSSCVPAFVLASEVLSGGGTRRQMGRIAPSLVPRRATLQRRLARPWLAERSVWKKKKLFGLHPTFTWLPTSEMITAYKTSFNK encoded by the exons ATGTGTAGCCAGGTCTACCCCCCTGATACTGCCAGTCTGTGTAGCCAGGTCTACCCCCCTGACACTGCCA AGGTGCCCGAACGGCAGCCCCGGATCCAGGTGTCCTCCGGAGCCCGGGGCAGGCCAGGTGGGCTCCCTCGCCCCTCACCTGAA CCTCGGCCGCATCCGACCGGCGCCCCGCCCGAGGACAAGAGAGTCCAGGAGAGGGGCCGCCCCGCGCGCCCGGGGCCCGCAAGGGCCGCGGGGAGGGAAGGGAGCGGGGTGGGGGGAGAGCGCGAAGCCGAGGGCCGGCGGGGCATCGCAGACCACTTTGTTGTCCTCTTTGTAAACCAAAGCCCGTCCGCGAGGCCCGCGGTCCGCCCGACGCCAGGCATTGGTCTGGGCCGCTGTCATTCACCGTCCGGGCCCCGCCCCCTGTCAAGTTGCGTGCCAGCGTTTGTGCTGGCTAGCGAGGTTCTGAGCGGAGGTGGGACACGAAGGCAGATGGGTCGGATCGCTCCAAGTCTGGTGCCGCGGAGGGCGACCCTGCAGCGAAGGCTCGCGCGGCCCTGGCTGGCAGAGCGCAGCGTGTGG aaaaaaaagaaacttttcgGACTACATCCAACTTTTACTTGGCTACCCACCTCTGAGATGATAACTGCATATAAAACCTCTTTCAACAAATAA